A portion of the Wolbachia endosymbiont of Oedothorax gibbosus genome contains these proteins:
- the rpsD gene encoding 30S ribosomal protein S4, which yields MTTVITRKYRISRRLGVNLWGRAKDPVNKRKYPPGQHGTLGFKKLSDFGKQFAAHKKFKFYYAISSKQLRRTFLDAYNRKGYTADNFIGILESRLSSVLYHSGLVPTIYSAKQLISHKHVTVNDKVVNISSYRVKPGDIIKIRERAAKIPIVVETAQRQERKAPDYLEADSKEHSVKYLRSPQYSEVPYSADMEVNLVIEFYSR from the coding sequence ATGACAACTGTTATCACTAGAAAGTATAGGATTAGCCGTAGACTTGGTGTAAATTTATGGGGTAGAGCTAAAGACCCAGTAAACAAAAGGAAATACCCTCCAGGTCAACATGGTACTCTTGGATTTAAGAAGTTATCTGACTTTGGTAAGCAGTTTGCTGCACATAAGAAATTTAAGTTTTACTACGCGATTTCAAGTAAGCAGCTCAGACGTACATTTTTAGATGCTTATAACAGAAAGGGTTATACGGCTGATAATTTTATCGGTATCTTAGAATCGAGATTAAGTTCTGTCTTATACCACTCTGGTCTTGTTCCAACAATTTACTCAGCAAAGCAGCTCATATCTCATAAGCACGTTACAGTTAATGATAAGGTGGTTAACATATCGAGTTATCGAGTGAAACCAGGTGATATAATAAAAATAAGAGAAAGGGCAGCAAAAATCCCTATAGTAGTAGAGACTGCGCAAAGACAAGAGCGCAAGGCCCCGGATTATTTAGAAGCAGATAGTAAAGAGCATTCAGTGAAATATTTGAGGTCGCCTCAATATTCTGAGGTTCCTTATTCAGCAGACATGGAAGTCAATTTAGTAATAGAGTTTTACTCTAGATAG
- a CDS encoding transketolase family protein produces MNHLPLESMANAIRFLSINAVQKANSGHPGMPLGMADVATVLFAKYLNHNPDDSKWFNRDRFVLSNGHGSMLLYSILYLTGYISIDELRNFRQLTSKTPGHPEFGLTSGVEATTGPLGQGFATAVGMALAESILKKQFRINHYTYVMLGDGCLMEGISHEAASLAGHLKLNKLIALFDDNDISIDGATCLSCSDDVEKRFLAYGWNVDKIDGHNFDAISLAIEQAKKSDKPTMICCKTIIGKFSSRAGTSSAHSGAFSEEDIKQMREKLNWNYEPFHVPEDVKNAWKKTVERAKQNYTMSFQRVTRKEEKPVSATWMTKSETGITEDYAELQKQRLPDNINNSVSFQCVTLEPSENKELQRRLDKRLPDNIAGVLADLKKQICELMPNEATRSSFGRVMELLTQHMPELIGGSADLTGSNCTKYEHMQVIDSNNYNGSYVHYGVREHAMAACMNGMALHGAILPYGGTFLVFSDYCRPAIRLSALMKQQVMYVMTHDSIGVGEDGPTHQPIEHLASLRAIPNLYVFRPAGAVETLECVSIALEKKESPALFALSRQNVSYMHFDIDQSANLSKFGAYVLCECSKELKVTIFATGSEVEIAVEAREKLQEKDIGTRVVSMPCWRLFDEQSDEYKAAILNNDSIKVAIEAGSEMGWHKYIGSNGIFIGMKSFGESAPYKTLYEHFNISADHVVKCVCEKLVYIQ; encoded by the coding sequence ATGAATCATCTACCTTTGGAATCTATGGCAAACGCCATCCGTTTTTTATCAATTAATGCAGTACAAAAAGCAAACTCTGGGCACCCAGGTATGCCACTTGGCATGGCAGATGTTGCAACTGTTTTGTTTGCTAAATATCTGAATCATAATCCTGATGATTCTAAATGGTTCAATAGGGATCGCTTTGTTTTATCAAACGGTCATGGGTCAATGTTACTATATTCAATATTATATTTGACAGGTTATATTAGCATAGATGAGCTAAGGAATTTCAGGCAACTCACATCCAAGACCCCAGGTCATCCAGAGTTTGGCTTGACTTCCGGAGTAGAGGCAACAACAGGCCCGCTCGGTCAGGGGTTTGCCACTGCTGTTGGTATGGCACTTGCTGAATCAATCCTTAAAAAGCAATTCAGAATCAATCACTACACTTACGTAATGCTAGGGGATGGCTGTCTTATGGAAGGAATAAGCCATGAAGCAGCATCACTTGCTGGGCATCTTAAATTGAATAAATTAATAGCCCTTTTCGATGACAATGATATTTCTATAGATGGCGCTACTTGCCTTTCCTGCTCTGATGATGTAGAGAAACGCTTCTTAGCGTATGGATGGAATGTTGACAAAATTGATGGCCATAATTTTGATGCCATATCCCTTGCAATAGAGCAAGCAAAAAAGTCTGATAAACCTACAATGATCTGCTGCAAAACCATTATCGGAAAATTTTCAAGCCGTGCTGGCACATCCTCTGCTCACAGTGGTGCTTTTTCGGAGGAAGATATCAAACAGATGAGAGAGAAATTAAACTGGAATTATGAACCATTTCATGTACCAGAAGATGTGAAAAACGCCTGGAAGAAAACTGTTGAGAGAGCAAAACAAAATTACACGATGTCATTCCAGCGCGTGACCAGGAAAGAAGAAAAACCAGTGTCAGCTACTTGGATGACAAAGAGTGAAACTGGGATAACAGAGGATTACGCAGAACTTCAAAAACAGCGTTTGCCGGATAATATCAACAATTCGGTGTCATTCCAGTGCGTGACACTGGAACCTAGTGAAAATAAAGAACTTCAAAGACGGTTAGATAAACGTCTGCCAGATAATATCGCTGGTGTTTTAGCTGACCTGAAGAAACAAATATGTGAGCTAATGCCAAACGAAGCTACTCGATCTTCTTTTGGCAGAGTAATGGAACTTTTAACACAACATATGCCGGAATTAATCGGCGGTTCTGCTGATCTTACCGGGTCAAATTGCACTAAATATGAGCACATGCAGGTAATAGATAGCAATAATTATAATGGCTCTTATGTCCACTATGGAGTGAGAGAGCACGCTATGGCAGCATGTATGAATGGTATGGCACTTCACGGCGCGATTCTTCCTTATGGCGGCACTTTTTTGGTATTTTCCGACTACTGTCGTCCTGCTATACGTCTTTCAGCTTTGATGAAACAGCAGGTTATGTATGTCATGACTCATGACTCAATTGGAGTGGGAGAAGATGGCCCAACTCATCAGCCAATAGAACATTTAGCCTCTCTTCGTGCTATACCAAATTTGTATGTTTTTAGGCCAGCCGGTGCAGTTGAAACTCTAGAGTGTGTTAGCATTGCACTCGAAAAAAAAGAGTCACCTGCACTGTTTGCGCTTTCAAGGCAAAACGTAAGTTACATGCATTTTGATATCGATCAATCTGCTAATCTATCGAAGTTTGGTGCATATGTTTTGTGTGAATGTTCAAAAGAATTAAAAGTGACAATATTTGCTACTGGATCTGAAGTTGAAATTGCAGTTGAAGCAAGGGAGAAATTGCAGGAAAAAGACATAGGTACAAGGGTTGTTTCTATGCCATGCTGGAGGCTTTTTGACGAGCAAAGTGATGAATATAAAGCGGCGATATTAAATAATGACAGCATCAAAGTTGCAATTGAAGCCGGAAGTGAAATGGGTTGGCATAAATATATAGGTTCAAACGGTATATTTATTGGCATGAAAAGCTTCGGAGAATCAGCACCTTATAAAACACTCTATGAGCATTTTAATATCAGCGCCGATCATGTGGTAAAATGTGTGTGTGAGAAACTGGTTTACATTCAGTAG
- the iscX gene encoding Fe-S cluster assembly protein IscX, with amino-acid sequence MKWLDIEDIVEALEEKFPDENIISIRFTELKKKVLSLEEFDDDEKRCNEKILEAIQAAWIEERLAINHTQT; translated from the coding sequence ATGAAATGGCTTGATATAGAAGATATTGTAGAAGCTCTGGAGGAAAAATTTCCAGATGAGAATATAATTAGTATCAGATTCACTGAGCTTAAAAAAAAGGTCTTGAGTTTAGAGGAATTTGATGATGATGAAAAACGCTGTAACGAAAAAATACTCGAAGCCATTCAAGCAGCTTGGATTGAGGAAAGATTAGCAATAAACCATACGCAAACGTGA
- a CDS encoding cation:dicarboxylate symporter family transporter has product MLQLLILLTVITSAAFFGHLVPMEIKTFLYSVSLSIKEVLLFIMPFVIFALIFSSVNNLKQSAIKFILLLIIMIFLSNLASSLIAYSVGHFIIQNTHSIQDITYEETIVPLWSFRLPLLLSNFYALACGFVSSIVVSTLLPKKSKELSNKMLDLTLFILKTFLTPIIPIFVLGLALKMQHDQVLSIIFKDYSIIFIIIASATYLYVFLLYGAANSFKITSWIASIGNMIPAFITAMSTMSSNVTMPLTLEGSKKNVKQPDIASSVVPITASFHLVGDCFFIIILSMIIASGYSLYTTDYVTFLLYFLLFKFAIVAVPAGGIMVMLPILEKYLKFSPEMLSLITALYIVFDPIITSANVMGNGAFTMMFAKLYDKLK; this is encoded by the coding sequence GTGCTACAACTACTAATCTTACTCACGGTCATCACTTCAGCTGCATTCTTTGGTCATTTAGTTCCAATGGAAATAAAAACCTTCTTGTACTCAGTGAGCCTTAGTATAAAAGAGGTTTTGCTATTTATAATGCCTTTTGTTATTTTTGCGTTAATCTTTAGCAGTGTTAACAATCTTAAGCAGTCAGCTATAAAGTTTATATTATTACTTATTATAATGATCTTCTTATCGAATCTGGCTTCAAGTTTAATAGCTTATTCTGTTGGACATTTTATCATACAAAACACTCATTCAATACAAGACATAACGTATGAAGAAACAATTGTTCCTTTATGGTCGTTTAGGCTGCCGCTACTCCTTTCTAATTTTTATGCCCTTGCTTGTGGATTTGTATCCAGCATAGTAGTGTCCACATTGCTACCTAAGAAAAGCAAAGAGCTTTCGAACAAAATGTTAGATTTAACTCTCTTTATTTTGAAGACGTTTTTGACGCCGATTATTCCAATATTTGTACTTGGGCTTGCTTTAAAAATGCAGCATGATCAAGTTTTATCTATAATATTTAAGGATTACTCAATAATTTTCATTATTATAGCATCTGCAACCTACCTTTATGTTTTCCTCTTATATGGAGCAGCAAATTCATTCAAGATCACAAGCTGGATAGCTAGTATAGGCAATATGATACCGGCATTTATTACTGCGATGAGCACAATGTCTAGTAATGTAACTATGCCGCTTACTCTTGAAGGAAGCAAAAAAAATGTAAAGCAACCTGATATAGCATCGTCTGTTGTACCAATAACTGCTAGCTTTCATTTAGTAGGTGATTGCTTTTTTATTATAATATTATCAATGATAATTGCCTCTGGTTATTCATTGTACACAACAGACTATGTAACTTTTCTTCTCTATTTTTTGTTATTTAAGTTTGCTATCGTTGCAGTGCCGGCAGGGGGAATTATGGTAATGCTACCTATTCTTGAGAAATATCTCAAATTCTCTCCAGAAATGCTTTCATTAATTACAGCATTGTATATAGTGTTTGATCCAATAATCACTTCAGCAAATGTTATGGGTAATGGTGCCTTTACTATGATGTTTGCAAAACTCTATGATAAGCTTAAGTAA